The following nucleotide sequence is from Mesorhizobium sp. J8.
TGGCCGAGATTGAAGACCAGCGGTCCGCCGCCCAAAGTCATCAGAATGGCATCGACGCCGTCGGCCAGCGCCTTGCCGCCGGCGACCAGGCGCAGCGGATCGAGATTGCCTTGCACCGCGCCGTCGCGCTGCAAGTCCTTCGCCATCGACAAAGGCACGGTCCAGTCGAGGCCGAGGCCGGCGATGCCGGTCTTCTTCCTGTAGTCGCGATAGCGCTCGCCGGCGCCCTTGGGAAAACCGATCACCGGCACATCGGGATGCACCGCCTTCACTTGACGCACGATCTCGGCCACCGGCTCGACACAGAAATCCTCGAAGGACGGTTCATCCAGCACGCCTGACCAGGAATCGAAAATCTGCACCGCATCGGCGCCGGCTTCGATCTGGCGGATGAGATAGGCGGCCGAATGATCGGCCAGTGTCTTCAAAAGCCTCGCGAAGGCCTCGGGCTCGCGATAGGCGAAAAGCCGGGCAGGGCCCTGGTCGGGCGTGCCGTGGCCGGCGATCATATAGGTCGCCACCGTCCAGGGCGCGCCGCAGAA
It contains:
- the hemE gene encoding uroporphyrinogen decarboxylase encodes the protein MAGKRIVLDVLKGETVSPPPLWMMRQAGRYLPEYRETRKRAGSFLDLCYDPDLAVEVTLQPIERFGFDASILFSDILVVPNALGREVRFEEGRGPVLKPISVAEIPALNSDVFHVNLEPVYETVRRLRAKLPDETTLLGFCGAPWTVATYMIAGHGTPDQGPARLFAYREPEAFARLLKTLADHSAAYLIRQIEAGADAVQIFDSWSGVLDEPSFEDFCVEPVAEIVRQVKAVHPDVPVIGFPKGAGERYRDYRKKTGIAGLGLDWTVPLSMAKDLQRDGAVQGNLDPLRLVAGGKALADGVDAILMTLGGGPLVFNLGHGITPETPVAHVEAMVKMVRSHR